One genomic region from Neoarius graeffei isolate fNeoGra1 chromosome 4, fNeoGra1.pri, whole genome shotgun sequence encodes:
- the tmem237b gene encoding transmembrane protein 237B isoform X5, whose amino-acid sequence MKRFTAQEEEETSHQFHTYRKDRVHCRLCQDEMPVPKKKKKAAAKQEESTEAAEVPQGDGGIEMGGLASPRQSESRDRLAPEPPENLPQRKKKKKKAETVDQDCDQANLVLNGDMVDQNSDEETRQKPKKKKKKTKTKVTETEQNNDLGVEDDDIITGAQLPIPQHALFSIPQGQSQPVAKVFIERGRRFQPAEHIDRPRTSNPTVHNFVDVQSTWTTRDVSVRVHRGFRVIGLFSHGFLAGYAVWNIIVLYILAGDQMNALPNLLQQYYMLAYPAQCLFYFLLALSTVSAFDRVNLAQVPTAVRRFLTLDPVALASFLYFSALVLSLSQQMTSDRVNLYHSVNASLWLPGSERSVLHPWIIVHLVVTLLVGLAWVLVSTSPDVDYTEDSLMAMKIEQPGVAEKGSIAA is encoded by the exons GGACCGCGTGCATTGTCGTCTTTGCCAAG ACGAGATGCCAGTtccaaagaagaaaaagaaggcggCGGCCAAGCAGGAGGAGAGCACGGAAGCAGCCGAGGTTCCTCAAG GAGATGGGGGGATTGAAATGGGAGGTCTGGCCAGTCCGAGACAATCAGAAAGCCGAGACCGTTTAGCTCCCGAGCCGCCTGAAAACCTGCCGcagaggaagaaaaagaagaagaaagctgAGACAGTCG ATCAGGACTGCGATCAGGCTAACCTGGTGCTGAACGGCGACATGGTAGATCAGAACTCGGATGAGGAAACAAGACAGAAaccgaagaagaaaaagaagaa gacaaagacaaaagtGACAGAAACGGAGCAGAATAACGACCTGGGTGTTGAAGACGATGACATCATCACGGGTGCTCAGCTTCCTATCCCCCAACATGCCTTGTTCTCCATTCCTCAGGGTCAAAGTCAGCCTGTTGCCAAGGTGTTCATCGAGAGGGGAC GCCGTTTTCAGCCAGCTGAGCATATAGATCGGCCTCGGACCAGCAATCCGACGGTGCACAACTTCGTGGACGTCCAGTCCACGTGGACCACCAGAGACGTGTCCGTGAGAGTACACCGTGGGTTCAG AGTGATCGGTTTGTTCTCTCATGGCTTTCTGGCTGGTTATGCTGTCTGGAACATTATCGTGCTCTACATtttggccggagatcagatgaacgcTCTGCCGAACTTACTGCAGCAGTACTACATGCTGGCATACCCTGCACAGTGCCTCTTTTACTTCCTCCTGGCCCTGAGCACCGTTTCAGCCTTCGACAG AGTGAATCTCGCTCAGGTACCGACTGCCGTCAGGCGTTTCCTCACACTCGATCCTGTGGCGCTCGCCTCGTTCT TATATTTCTCAGCACTGGTTCTGTCTCTAAGCCAACAGATGACTAGTGATCGCGTTAATCTCTACCACAGTGTGAACGCTTCATTATG GCTGCCTGGCTCAGAGCGCAGCGTGCTGCATCCCTGGATCATAGTACATCTGGTGGTCACGCTGTTGGTGGGCTTGGCCTGGGTCCTAGTGTCCACCTCCCCAGATGTGGATTACACAGAAG ATTCCTTGATGGCAATGAAGATCGAACAGCCCGGTGTGGCGGAGAAAGGAAGCATCGCTGCCTGA
- the tmem237b gene encoding transmembrane protein 237B isoform X6, whose translation MPVPKKKKKAAAKQEESTEAAEVPQGDGGIEMGGLASPRQSESRDRLAPEPPENLPQRKKKKKKAETVDQDCDQANLVLNGDMVDQNSDEETRQKPKKKKKKTKTKVTETEQNNDLGVEDDDIITGAQLPIPQHALFSIPQGQSQPVAKVFIERGRRFQPAEHIDRPRTSNPTVHNFVDVQSTWTTRDVSVRVHRGFRVIGLFSHGFLAGYAVWNIIVLYILAGDQMNALPNLLQQYYMLAYPAQCLFYFLLALSTVSAFDRVNLAQVPTAVRRFLTLDPVALASFLYFSALVLSLSQQMTSDRVNLYHSVNASLWLPGSERSVLHPWIIVHLVVTLLVGLAWVLVSTSPDVDYTEDSLMAMKIEQPGVAEKGSIAA comes from the exons ATGCCAGTtccaaagaagaaaaagaaggcggCGGCCAAGCAGGAGGAGAGCACGGAAGCAGCCGAGGTTCCTCAAG GAGATGGGGGGATTGAAATGGGAGGTCTGGCCAGTCCGAGACAATCAGAAAGCCGAGACCGTTTAGCTCCCGAGCCGCCTGAAAACCTGCCGcagaggaagaaaaagaagaagaaagctgAGACAGTCG ATCAGGACTGCGATCAGGCTAACCTGGTGCTGAACGGCGACATGGTAGATCAGAACTCGGATGAGGAAACAAGACAGAAaccgaagaagaaaaagaagaa gacaaagacaaaagtGACAGAAACGGAGCAGAATAACGACCTGGGTGTTGAAGACGATGACATCATCACGGGTGCTCAGCTTCCTATCCCCCAACATGCCTTGTTCTCCATTCCTCAGGGTCAAAGTCAGCCTGTTGCCAAGGTGTTCATCGAGAGGGGAC GCCGTTTTCAGCCAGCTGAGCATATAGATCGGCCTCGGACCAGCAATCCGACGGTGCACAACTTCGTGGACGTCCAGTCCACGTGGACCACCAGAGACGTGTCCGTGAGAGTACACCGTGGGTTCAG AGTGATCGGTTTGTTCTCTCATGGCTTTCTGGCTGGTTATGCTGTCTGGAACATTATCGTGCTCTACATtttggccggagatcagatgaacgcTCTGCCGAACTTACTGCAGCAGTACTACATGCTGGCATACCCTGCACAGTGCCTCTTTTACTTCCTCCTGGCCCTGAGCACCGTTTCAGCCTTCGACAG AGTGAATCTCGCTCAGGTACCGACTGCCGTCAGGCGTTTCCTCACACTCGATCCTGTGGCGCTCGCCTCGTTCT TATATTTCTCAGCACTGGTTCTGTCTCTAAGCCAACAGATGACTAGTGATCGCGTTAATCTCTACCACAGTGTGAACGCTTCATTATG GCTGCCTGGCTCAGAGCGCAGCGTGCTGCATCCCTGGATCATAGTACATCTGGTGGTCACGCTGTTGGTGGGCTTGGCCTGGGTCCTAGTGTCCACCTCCCCAGATGTGGATTACACAGAAG ATTCCTTGATGGCAATGAAGATCGAACAGCCCGGTGTGGCGGAGAAAGGAAGCATCGCTGCCTGA
- the tmem237b gene encoding transmembrane protein 237B isoform X2 produces the protein MDTDDEKVYSTRRRRDLPPISHVQKGPRALSSLPSQATADEMPVPKKKKKAAAKQEESTEAAEVPQGDGGIEMGGLASPRQSESRDRLAPEPPENLPQRKKKKKKAETVDQDCDQANLVLNGDMVDQNSDEETRQKPKKKKKKTKTKVTETEQNNDLGVEDDDIITGAQLPIPQHALFSIPQGQSQPVAKVFIERGRRFQPAEHIDRPRTSNPTVHNFVDVQSTWTTRDVSVRVHRGFRVIGLFSHGFLAGYAVWNIIVLYILAGDQMNALPNLLQQYYMLAYPAQCLFYFLLALSTVSAFDRVNLAQVPTAVRRFLTLDPVALASFLYFSALVLSLSQQMTSDRVNLYHSVNASLWLPGSERSVLHPWIIVHLVVTLLVGLAWVLVSTSPDVDYTEDSLMAMKIEQPGVAEKGSIAA, from the exons GGACCGCGTGCATTGTCGTCTTTGCCAAG CCAAGCTACAGCAG ACGAGATGCCAGTtccaaagaagaaaaagaaggcggCGGCCAAGCAGGAGGAGAGCACGGAAGCAGCCGAGGTTCCTCAAG GAGATGGGGGGATTGAAATGGGAGGTCTGGCCAGTCCGAGACAATCAGAAAGCCGAGACCGTTTAGCTCCCGAGCCGCCTGAAAACCTGCCGcagaggaagaaaaagaagaagaaagctgAGACAGTCG ATCAGGACTGCGATCAGGCTAACCTGGTGCTGAACGGCGACATGGTAGATCAGAACTCGGATGAGGAAACAAGACAGAAaccgaagaagaaaaagaagaa gacaaagacaaaagtGACAGAAACGGAGCAGAATAACGACCTGGGTGTTGAAGACGATGACATCATCACGGGTGCTCAGCTTCCTATCCCCCAACATGCCTTGTTCTCCATTCCTCAGGGTCAAAGTCAGCCTGTTGCCAAGGTGTTCATCGAGAGGGGAC GCCGTTTTCAGCCAGCTGAGCATATAGATCGGCCTCGGACCAGCAATCCGACGGTGCACAACTTCGTGGACGTCCAGTCCACGTGGACCACCAGAGACGTGTCCGTGAGAGTACACCGTGGGTTCAG AGTGATCGGTTTGTTCTCTCATGGCTTTCTGGCTGGTTATGCTGTCTGGAACATTATCGTGCTCTACATtttggccggagatcagatgaacgcTCTGCCGAACTTACTGCAGCAGTACTACATGCTGGCATACCCTGCACAGTGCCTCTTTTACTTCCTCCTGGCCCTGAGCACCGTTTCAGCCTTCGACAG AGTGAATCTCGCTCAGGTACCGACTGCCGTCAGGCGTTTCCTCACACTCGATCCTGTGGCGCTCGCCTCGTTCT TATATTTCTCAGCACTGGTTCTGTCTCTAAGCCAACAGATGACTAGTGATCGCGTTAATCTCTACCACAGTGTGAACGCTTCATTATG GCTGCCTGGCTCAGAGCGCAGCGTGCTGCATCCCTGGATCATAGTACATCTGGTGGTCACGCTGTTGGTGGGCTTGGCCTGGGTCCTAGTGTCCACCTCCCCAGATGTGGATTACACAGAAG ATTCCTTGATGGCAATGAAGATCGAACAGCCCGGTGTGGCGGAGAAAGGAAGCATCGCTGCCTGA
- the tmem237b gene encoding transmembrane protein 237B isoform X1 — MDTDDEKVYSTRRRRDLPPISHVQKQGPRALSSLPSQATADEMPVPKKKKKAAAKQEESTEAAEVPQGDGGIEMGGLASPRQSESRDRLAPEPPENLPQRKKKKKKAETVDQDCDQANLVLNGDMVDQNSDEETRQKPKKKKKKTKTKVTETEQNNDLGVEDDDIITGAQLPIPQHALFSIPQGQSQPVAKVFIERGRRFQPAEHIDRPRTSNPTVHNFVDVQSTWTTRDVSVRVHRGFRVIGLFSHGFLAGYAVWNIIVLYILAGDQMNALPNLLQQYYMLAYPAQCLFYFLLALSTVSAFDRVNLAQVPTAVRRFLTLDPVALASFLYFSALVLSLSQQMTSDRVNLYHSVNASLWLPGSERSVLHPWIIVHLVVTLLVGLAWVLVSTSPDVDYTEDSLMAMKIEQPGVAEKGSIAA; from the exons CAGGGACCGCGTGCATTGTCGTCTTTGCCAAG CCAAGCTACAGCAG ACGAGATGCCAGTtccaaagaagaaaaagaaggcggCGGCCAAGCAGGAGGAGAGCACGGAAGCAGCCGAGGTTCCTCAAG GAGATGGGGGGATTGAAATGGGAGGTCTGGCCAGTCCGAGACAATCAGAAAGCCGAGACCGTTTAGCTCCCGAGCCGCCTGAAAACCTGCCGcagaggaagaaaaagaagaagaaagctgAGACAGTCG ATCAGGACTGCGATCAGGCTAACCTGGTGCTGAACGGCGACATGGTAGATCAGAACTCGGATGAGGAAACAAGACAGAAaccgaagaagaaaaagaagaa gacaaagacaaaagtGACAGAAACGGAGCAGAATAACGACCTGGGTGTTGAAGACGATGACATCATCACGGGTGCTCAGCTTCCTATCCCCCAACATGCCTTGTTCTCCATTCCTCAGGGTCAAAGTCAGCCTGTTGCCAAGGTGTTCATCGAGAGGGGAC GCCGTTTTCAGCCAGCTGAGCATATAGATCGGCCTCGGACCAGCAATCCGACGGTGCACAACTTCGTGGACGTCCAGTCCACGTGGACCACCAGAGACGTGTCCGTGAGAGTACACCGTGGGTTCAG AGTGATCGGTTTGTTCTCTCATGGCTTTCTGGCTGGTTATGCTGTCTGGAACATTATCGTGCTCTACATtttggccggagatcagatgaacgcTCTGCCGAACTTACTGCAGCAGTACTACATGCTGGCATACCCTGCACAGTGCCTCTTTTACTTCCTCCTGGCCCTGAGCACCGTTTCAGCCTTCGACAG AGTGAATCTCGCTCAGGTACCGACTGCCGTCAGGCGTTTCCTCACACTCGATCCTGTGGCGCTCGCCTCGTTCT TATATTTCTCAGCACTGGTTCTGTCTCTAAGCCAACAGATGACTAGTGATCGCGTTAATCTCTACCACAGTGTGAACGCTTCATTATG GCTGCCTGGCTCAGAGCGCAGCGTGCTGCATCCCTGGATCATAGTACATCTGGTGGTCACGCTGTTGGTGGGCTTGGCCTGGGTCCTAGTGTCCACCTCCCCAGATGTGGATTACACAGAAG ATTCCTTGATGGCAATGAAGATCGAACAGCCCGGTGTGGCGGAGAAAGGAAGCATCGCTGCCTGA
- the tmem237b gene encoding transmembrane protein 237B isoform X4, with translation MKRFTAQEEEETSHQFHTYRNRDRVHCRLCQDEMPVPKKKKKAAAKQEESTEAAEVPQGDGGIEMGGLASPRQSESRDRLAPEPPENLPQRKKKKKKAETVDQDCDQANLVLNGDMVDQNSDEETRQKPKKKKKKTKTKVTETEQNNDLGVEDDDIITGAQLPIPQHALFSIPQGQSQPVAKVFIERGRRFQPAEHIDRPRTSNPTVHNFVDVQSTWTTRDVSVRVHRGFRVIGLFSHGFLAGYAVWNIIVLYILAGDQMNALPNLLQQYYMLAYPAQCLFYFLLALSTVSAFDRVNLAQVPTAVRRFLTLDPVALASFLYFSALVLSLSQQMTSDRVNLYHSVNASLWLPGSERSVLHPWIIVHLVVTLLVGLAWVLVSTSPDVDYTEDSLMAMKIEQPGVAEKGSIAA, from the exons CAGGGACCGCGTGCATTGTCGTCTTTGCCAAG ACGAGATGCCAGTtccaaagaagaaaaagaaggcggCGGCCAAGCAGGAGGAGAGCACGGAAGCAGCCGAGGTTCCTCAAG GAGATGGGGGGATTGAAATGGGAGGTCTGGCCAGTCCGAGACAATCAGAAAGCCGAGACCGTTTAGCTCCCGAGCCGCCTGAAAACCTGCCGcagaggaagaaaaagaagaagaaagctgAGACAGTCG ATCAGGACTGCGATCAGGCTAACCTGGTGCTGAACGGCGACATGGTAGATCAGAACTCGGATGAGGAAACAAGACAGAAaccgaagaagaaaaagaagaa gacaaagacaaaagtGACAGAAACGGAGCAGAATAACGACCTGGGTGTTGAAGACGATGACATCATCACGGGTGCTCAGCTTCCTATCCCCCAACATGCCTTGTTCTCCATTCCTCAGGGTCAAAGTCAGCCTGTTGCCAAGGTGTTCATCGAGAGGGGAC GCCGTTTTCAGCCAGCTGAGCATATAGATCGGCCTCGGACCAGCAATCCGACGGTGCACAACTTCGTGGACGTCCAGTCCACGTGGACCACCAGAGACGTGTCCGTGAGAGTACACCGTGGGTTCAG AGTGATCGGTTTGTTCTCTCATGGCTTTCTGGCTGGTTATGCTGTCTGGAACATTATCGTGCTCTACATtttggccggagatcagatgaacgcTCTGCCGAACTTACTGCAGCAGTACTACATGCTGGCATACCCTGCACAGTGCCTCTTTTACTTCCTCCTGGCCCTGAGCACCGTTTCAGCCTTCGACAG AGTGAATCTCGCTCAGGTACCGACTGCCGTCAGGCGTTTCCTCACACTCGATCCTGTGGCGCTCGCCTCGTTCT TATATTTCTCAGCACTGGTTCTGTCTCTAAGCCAACAGATGACTAGTGATCGCGTTAATCTCTACCACAGTGTGAACGCTTCATTATG GCTGCCTGGCTCAGAGCGCAGCGTGCTGCATCCCTGGATCATAGTACATCTGGTGGTCACGCTGTTGGTGGGCTTGGCCTGGGTCCTAGTGTCCACCTCCCCAGATGTGGATTACACAGAAG ATTCCTTGATGGCAATGAAGATCGAACAGCCCGGTGTGGCGGAGAAAGGAAGCATCGCTGCCTGA
- the zp2l2 gene encoding zona pellucida glycoprotein 2, like 2, whose protein sequence is MDLKIVGKMLSVLALGFLGLHVSFCSCSRLTQVPDVTSWPMPSLQSAGLGDPVVQSQVTPSGVTPSEANLLQEPLPETNQSHQWIRKVSEASQVCEVDESTRVGCGEPGISPADCEVLECCYDHRQFVSAYDGPVCYYGKAVTMHCTMDGQFLLVISRDVTIPSINLDSISILEATGGPCTAVDSNDDFALYQFPVTACGARTKVEGDYIVYENTMASLYEVGIGPHGAITREGSFELTFQCRYLATAVGNLVVDVHTLPSPPPVVQQGALRVELRIAKVVCTTKGCSDADVYSSYYTDADYPVTKVLQDSVYVEVRILEREDPNIALVLDSCWATSSPYPSSEPQWDLLVDGCPYVHDRYQTTLVPIGPFSGLQYPTHYKRFVMKMFTFIDKASQIPRKEQLFIHCSTAVCQLSATESCEPSCHRTRRSVSGRSAQDSKTLSPVSSGMVVFIADLPVSARSQADGHEEVPQGIGYGLYGVAALMVMSACMLLVAVLRRRPKRHPCPQVTRL, encoded by the exons TAAAGATAGTGGGTAAGATGTTGTCTGTACTGGCATTAGGGTTCCTTGGTCTCCATGTCAGTTTTTGTAGTTGTAGCAGACTTACCCAAGTGCCAGATGTTACATCATGGCCAATGCCATCTTTACAGTCAGCTGGACTTGGTGATCCTGTAGTTCAGAGCCAGGTAACACCATCAGGAGTCACTCCATCAGAGGCAAACCTGCTTCAGGAACCTCTTCCGGAGACTAATCAATCCCACCAGTGGATCCGAAAGGTCTCTGAAGCTTCACAGGTCTGTGAGGTGGATGAATCTACCCGGGTGGGTTGTGGTGAACCTGGCATTAGTCCTGCTGACTGTGAAGTGCTTGAATGTTGTTATGATCACAGGCAGTTTGTGAGCGCTTATGATGGCCCCGTGTGCTATTATGGAAAGGCAG TCACTATGCACTGTACCATGGATGGGCAGTTTTTATTGGTCATCTCCAGAGATGTCACAATACCAAGCATCAATCTGGACAGTATCAGTATCCTGGAAGCTACTGGTGGCCCCTGTACAGCTGTTGACAGCAATGATGACTTTGCCCTCTACCAGTTCCCGGTCACAGCTTGTGGTGCAAGAACGAAG GTGGAAGGTGACTACATTGTTTATGAAAACACCATGGCATCATTGTATGAAGTGGGTATTGGTCCTCATGGTGCAATCACAAGAGAAGGCTCGTTTGA ACTAACATTCCAGTGCAGATATTTGGCTACAGCAGTTGGGAATTTGGTGGTGGACGTGCACACgcttccttctcctcctcctgtaGTTCAGCAAGGTGCCCTTAGAGTGGAGCTCAGAATTGCTAAAGTGGTGTGTACCACTAAAGGGTGTTCTGATG CTGATGTGTATAGCTCCTACTACACGGATGCTGACTACCCTGTGACAAAGGTACTGCAGGATTCAGTGTATGTGGAAGTACGCATACTGGAGAGGGAAGATCCGAATATCGCCCTTGTTCTGGATAGCTGCTGGGCCACTAGTTCCCCATATCCCTCAAGTGAACCTCAGTGGGACCTGCTGGTTGATGG GTGTCCTTATGTACACGACCGCTACCAGACAACACTGGTTCCTATTGGCCCCTTTTCTGGTCTGCAGTATCCAACTCACTACAAGCGCTTCGTTATGAAGATGTTTACCTTTATTGACAAGGCCTCGCAAATCCCTCGAAAGGAACAG CTCTTTATCCACTGTAGTACAGCTGTGTGCCAGCTCTCAGCCACAGAGTCCTGTGAACCAAGCTGTCATAGGACAA GAAGATCAGTTTCAGGAAGATCTGCACAGGATTCTAAGACTCTCTCCCCAGTTTCTAGTGGTATGGTTGTCTTTATTGCTGACTTGCCAGTTTCAGCTAGGAGCCAAGCTGATGGTCATGAGGAAG TGCCTCAGGGTATTGGCTATGGACTGTATGGTGTAGCTGCTCTCATGGTGATGAGTGCCTGTATGCTTCTGGTTGCTGTTCTGAGACGAAGACCAAAACGGCATCCTTGCCCTCAGGTTACGAGGCTGTAG
- the tmem237b gene encoding transmembrane protein 237B isoform X3, whose product MDTDDEKVYSTRRRRDLPPISHVQKQGPRALSSLPSQATADEMPVPKKKKKAAAKQEESTEAAEVPQGDGGIEMGGLASPRQSESRDRLAPEPPENLPQRKKKKKKAETVDQDCDQANLVLNGDMVDQNSDEETRQKPKKKKKKTKTKVTETEQNNDLGVEDDDIITGAQLPIPQHALFSIPQGQSQPVAKVFIERGRRFQPAEHIDRPRTSNPTVHNFVDVQSTWTTRDVSVRVHRGFRVIGLFSHGFLAGYAVWNIIVLYILAGDQMNALPNLLQQYYMLAYPAQCLFYFLLALSTVSAFDRYSTAVPTAVRRFLTLDPVALASFLYFSALVLSLSQQMTSDRVNLYHSVNASLWLPGSERSVLHPWIIVHLVVTLLVGLAWVLVSTSPDVDYTEDSLMAMKIEQPGVAEKGSIAA is encoded by the exons CAGGGACCGCGTGCATTGTCGTCTTTGCCAAG CCAAGCTACAGCAG ACGAGATGCCAGTtccaaagaagaaaaagaaggcggCGGCCAAGCAGGAGGAGAGCACGGAAGCAGCCGAGGTTCCTCAAG GAGATGGGGGGATTGAAATGGGAGGTCTGGCCAGTCCGAGACAATCAGAAAGCCGAGACCGTTTAGCTCCCGAGCCGCCTGAAAACCTGCCGcagaggaagaaaaagaagaagaaagctgAGACAGTCG ATCAGGACTGCGATCAGGCTAACCTGGTGCTGAACGGCGACATGGTAGATCAGAACTCGGATGAGGAAACAAGACAGAAaccgaagaagaaaaagaagaa gacaaagacaaaagtGACAGAAACGGAGCAGAATAACGACCTGGGTGTTGAAGACGATGACATCATCACGGGTGCTCAGCTTCCTATCCCCCAACATGCCTTGTTCTCCATTCCTCAGGGTCAAAGTCAGCCTGTTGCCAAGGTGTTCATCGAGAGGGGAC GCCGTTTTCAGCCAGCTGAGCATATAGATCGGCCTCGGACCAGCAATCCGACGGTGCACAACTTCGTGGACGTCCAGTCCACGTGGACCACCAGAGACGTGTCCGTGAGAGTACACCGTGGGTTCAG AGTGATCGGTTTGTTCTCTCATGGCTTTCTGGCTGGTTATGCTGTCTGGAACATTATCGTGCTCTACATtttggccggagatcagatgaacgcTCTGCCGAACTTACTGCAGCAGTACTACATGCTGGCATACCCTGCACAGTGCCTCTTTTACTTCCTCCTGGCCCTGAGCACCGTTTCAGCCTTCGACAGGTACAGCACAGCG GTACCGACTGCCGTCAGGCGTTTCCTCACACTCGATCCTGTGGCGCTCGCCTCGTTCT TATATTTCTCAGCACTGGTTCTGTCTCTAAGCCAACAGATGACTAGTGATCGCGTTAATCTCTACCACAGTGTGAACGCTTCATTATG GCTGCCTGGCTCAGAGCGCAGCGTGCTGCATCCCTGGATCATAGTACATCTGGTGGTCACGCTGTTGGTGGGCTTGGCCTGGGTCCTAGTGTCCACCTCCCCAGATGTGGATTACACAGAAG ATTCCTTGATGGCAATGAAGATCGAACAGCCCGGTGTGGCGGAGAAAGGAAGCATCGCTGCCTGA